One Triplophysa dalaica isolate WHDGS20190420 chromosome 1, ASM1584641v1, whole genome shotgun sequence DNA segment encodes these proteins:
- the LOC130436556 gene encoding uncharacterized protein LOC130436556: MANFQSLKTSEEGVAPSSLLEQSLEDLASGVSFPSLSHLRSPDSTEDEEAVPWMHLTSDHLAVSLANTLEVFTDVPLHQSEALSETCEETLSDFIAACFPEFFQPSDQTHDIIPVNTSHFYSGHQEAKHGHSIPTAPSIRDPHSWLPNPPAHPTPQRPAVMLDVTRANTPHFICVPQPNPTSSQLHIDYTPLGANHSCPMHGAIPLYPFSPSRVFPSHLSVVTSNPAAQQPWESLDRDKSWRTHVMTSAGSLHENFSVWQRFCETAKEFYSNSPHVQALTCFFIHEIDSLTVLHSGYRFDAAVKMAIHKWDKKSLSEREKYYTSAKMFIKLEEEERRFIQHRFQTNKPRGQHSGLRENPEVKDRSEVSEGSIR; the protein is encoded by the exons ATGGCAAACTTTCAGTCACTGAAGACGTCTGAAGAAGGTGTAGCTCCATCATCTTTACTGGAGCAGTCACTTGAAGACCTGGCGTCAGGGGTGTCTTTTCCATCTCTCTCACATCTCAGATCTCCTGACAGTACTGAGGATGAAGAGGCCGTCCCGTGGATGCACCTGACCTCAGATCATCTGGCTGTATCTCTAGCGAACACTCTGGAGGTTTTCACTGACGTTCCTCTCCATCAATCTGAAGCTCTATCAGAAACATGTGAAGAGACGCTCAGTGATTTCATTGCTGCGTGTTTCCCTGAGTTCTTTCAGCCTTCTGATCAGACACATGACATCATACCTGTCAACACGTCCCACTTTTACTCAGGACATCAGGAGGCGAAGCACGGACACTCCATCCCAACGGCTCCATCCATCAGAGATCCCCATTCATGGCTTCCAAATCCCCCGGCTCACCCGACCCCACAGCGCCCCGCTGTGATGCTCGATGTGACCCGCGCCAACACCCCTCACTTCATTTGTGTACCTCAACCAAACCCCACATCATCTCAACTACACATCGACTACACTCCTTTAGGAGCCAATCACAGCTGTCCAATGCATGGAGCCATCCCTCTGTACCCCTTCTCTCCCTCACGTGTGTTTCCATCTCATCTGTCTGTTGTGACCTCAAATCCAGCTGCTCAGCAACCATGGGAATCCCTCGACAGAGATAAGTCCTGGCGCACACACGTGATGACATCAGCAGGATCACTTCATGAGAACTTCAGCGTGTGGCAGAGGTTCTGTGAAACAGCCAAAGAGTTTTACTCCAACAGTCCTCATGTCCAAGCTCTCACTTGTTTCTTCAT TCATGAAATCGACTCCCTCACGGTTCTTCATTCAGGCTATCGGTTTGATGCTGCGGTGAAAATGGCCATACACAAGTGGGATAAAAAATCACTGTCTGAACGAGAAAAATATTACACGTCCGCTAAGAT GTTTATCAAGTTAGAAGAAGAGGAGAGGAGGTTCATTCAGCACCGCTTCCAGACAAACAAACCCAGAGGTCAGCATTCAGGGCTGCGGGAGAATCCAGAGGTCAAGgacaggtcagaggtcagtgAGGGGTCAATAAGGTGA